In Cryptococcus deuterogattii R265 chromosome 4, complete sequence, a genomic segment contains:
- a CDS encoding high-affinity nickel-transporter, producing the protein MFSQWTRRVNEPRLTQRKLTLLGRAIALVAGELLFNAVCWIAAGICFGKTDGILGLALLAWTIGLRHGLDADHISAIDNATRQLVSQGQLPITCGLFFSLGHSTIVIVVNVAIAVSVDIYDKLDRVGSIGGIVGASVSASFLFLIACLNIYFLIGAIKQRRSMKRRQALGLPPDEDEGDPSKIYGGGCMVRVVGPILRAVDRPWKMYPVGVLFGFGFDTASSIALLAISAIAQRGPNGDSISHGKIVILPFLFTAGMSLVDSLDSILMLYAYATPDSTSPEGKLALLQHPDYKDFQVEETVATTLTAEGGQTEGHLIEQIDVPQGEIERLETEDNLKAKTGNEISVEEERVGGSSRVDNIGGARNERVMKAKANTMSSLSIILTLLSILVALSISLIEIMGLIGDNCTQCQDAANDPDGGGLAGSWWRAWARANDQSGYIGAAIVGCFAAILFGWYGTKWGMKKWKARKDAKAAIILQEQ; encoded by the exons ATGTTCTCACAATGGACTAGGCGGGTCAATGAACCGCGACTCACTCAGCGGAAGCTCACTCTACTCGGACGGGCTATTGCCCTTGTAGCGGGGGAGTTACTCTTTAATGCTGTGTGCTGGATCGCAGCTGGTATATGCTTTGGAAAGACGGATGGCATCTTGGGACTGGCCCTTTTGGCTTGG ACCATTGGATTACGACACG GCCTTGATGCAGACCATATCAGTGCGATTGATAACGCAACAAGACAGCTTGTTAGCCAGGGTCAGCTACCTATCACCTGCG GTCTGTTCTTTTCGCTTGGCCATTCCACTATTGTCATTGTGGTGAACGTCGCAATCGCCGTCAG TGTGGACATCTATGACAAGCTTGACAGGGTTGGATCTATCGGTGGAATTGTCGGAGCTTCTGTCTCAgcatccttcctcttcttaaTTGCTTGCCTCAACATCTATTTCCTCATTGGCGCCATTAAGCAACGTAGGTCTATGAAGCGCCGCCAAGCTCTCGGTCTGCCTCCagatgaggacgaaggTGACCCTTCTAAGATCTATGGGGGAGGCTGTATGGTGAGAGTCGTTGGACCTATACTAAGGGCGGTCGACCGACCTTGGAAAATGTACCCTGTTGGAGTACTGTTTGGTTTTG GGTTTGACACTGCTTCCTCAATTGCATTGCTTGCTATCTCTGCCATCGCTCAACGGGGTCCCAATGGTGACTCGATCAGCCACGGGAAGATTGTaatccttccttttctt TTCACCGCTGGCATGTCTCTCGTCGACTCTCTTGACTCCATTCTCATGCTCTATGCGTACGCCACCCCTGACTCAACTTCCCCTGAAGGAAAActcgctctccttcagcaTCCTGATTACAAGGATTTTCAAGTCGAGGAAACGGTGGCTACAACCCTTACAGCGGAAGGCGGTCAAACTGAAGGACATCTCATTGAGCAGATTGACGTCCCCCAAGGAGAAATTGAGAGGCTTGAAACAGAGGATAACTTAAAAGCTAAAACCGGTAATGAGATAtcagtggaggaagagagagtcgGTGGATCTTCAAGGGTGGACAATATTGGAGGTGCGCGTAACGAGAGAGTAATGAAGGCCAAGGCAAACACCATGTCATCTCTTtctatcatcctcactcttCTATCTATCCTTGTCGCATTGAG CATATCTTTGATTGAAATTATGGGGCTCATCGGTGACAACTGTACTCAGTGCCAGGATGCTGCTAATGATCCTGACGGAGGCGGCTTGGCAGGGAGCTGGTGGCGAGCTTGGGCTCGT GCCAACGACCAATCTGGATATATTGGTGCTGCCATCGTTGGTTGCTTTGCCGCTATTCTCTTTGGCTGGTATGGCACTAAATGGGGtatgaagaagtggaaagcCAGAAAAGATGCCAAGGCTGCTATAATACTTCAAGAACAATGA
- a CDS encoding L-lactate dehydrogenase — protein MSIRTTVLQKAARLSRNRPVFARGLTSRIAPNTSSKTVSSKFLIGAGVALAVPTYMYLNRAHLDSQQVVETAVPDKPQALEQEKKQEGKKVSIKEVLEHKDGDRVWVVIQGHVYDMTDFLEDHPGGKDIIAENRSKDVTFIFNPRHPSDQLEADNLPPNVQHLGTLDTASASDEEKEKLKLKISKDEQDETERIERKRKEIEEQGLGSVVNMRDFEKLAEDMCTSVGWAYYASAADDELTKNENNTSYRKIHFRPRVLRKVAEADASTTILGYKSSLPVMISPAAMAKLGHPLGEVNMTRGAANTGIIQCISSFASCSLEEICAARSDNQPLFFQLYVNSKRDLAAEVLKRVNRLNLNAILLTVDAAVGGKRERDLRLKGNFEPPKTGAFEKHDDTKGVSEAMFAGVDPDLCWDDIKWIRSQTKLPLLIKGVQTVEDAILAYRMGADGVVLSNHGGRQLDTTHTGIDTLLEIRKHAPYLLRPEYRGPIGLQPAALEHPENLTPPDPQGKPTDRPFEIWVDGGIWRGSDAVKALCLGANAVGAGRGFLYANAVGGQQGVEHAVNIFSAEILTTMRLLGVNKVDQLRPSMVEIKE, from the exons ATGTCCATACGAACAACTGTACTTCAAAAAGCAGCAAGACTGTCTCGTAACCGTCCAGTCTTTGCTCGTGGCTTAACAAGCCGCATAGCGCCGAACACGAGTTCAAAGACGGTCTCTTCCAAGTTCTTGATCGGTGCCGGCGTGGCTTTGGCTGTCCCA ACGTATATGTACTTGAACAGAGCTCATCTTGATTCTCAACAAGTGGTTGAAACTGCCGTACCGGATAAGCCTCAAGCTCTTGagcaggaaaagaagcaggaggGTAAGAAGGTCTCCATCAAGGAGGTATTGGAGCATAAGGATGGAGATAGAGTGTGGGTTGTGATTCAGGGACATGTATACGA TATGACGGATTTCCTGGAAGATCACccaggaggaaaagatatCATAGCAGAGAATCGCTCAAAAGATGTGACATTCATCTTTAACCCCAGACATCCATCAGACCAGCTTGAAGCAGATAACCTCCCTCCCAATGTTCAACATCTTGGAACCCTCGACACCGCTTCTGCCTccgatgaagaaaaggaaaaactGAAATTGAAGATCTCCAAGGACGAACAGGACGAAACTGAGCGAATTGAGCGCAAGCGAAAAGAAATAGAGGAGCAAGGATTGGGAAGTGTCGTGAACATGAGAGACTTTGAGAAACTTGCCGAGGACATGTGCACTAGTGTTGGATGGGCCTATTACGCTTCCgcagctgatgatgagctaA CTAAAAATGAAAATAATACATCGTATCGCAAAATTCATTTCCGACCCAGGGTTCTCAGAAAGGTCGCTGAAGCTGATGCATCTACAACTATTTTGGGCTACAAGAGCTCCTTACCCGTTATGATTTCCCCTGC CGCTATGGCTAAACTTGGTCACCCTCTTGGTGAGGTTAACATGACCCGCGGAGCTGCCAACACTGGTATCATCCAATGT ATCTCCTCATTCGCTTCCTGCTCTCTCGAAGAGATCTGTGCCGCCCGATCTGACAACCAgcccctcttcttccagctttATGTCAATTCTAAGCGTGatcttgctgctgaggtTCTCAAGCGTGTTAACcgcctcaacctcaacgCCATCCTACTTACTGTTGATGCTGCTGTCGGTGGAAAGCGTGAGCGTGATTTGAGGCTCAAGGGCAATTTTGAACCTCCAAAAACCGGGGCTTTTGAAAAGCACGATGATACGAAGGGTGTCAGTGAGGCGATGTTTGCGGGTGTCGATCCCGACCTTTGCTGGGACGACATTAAGTGGATTAGGTCTCAAACCAAGCTGCCCTTGCTTATTAAGGGTGTCCAAACTGTTGAG GATGCCATTCTTGCCTATCGCATGGGTGCCGACGGTGTTGTTCTCTCAAACCACGGTGGTCGACAACTCGACACAACTCACACAGGTATTGACACCCTGCTTGAAATTCGTAAACATGCTCCTTACCTTCTTCGACCTGAATACCGAGGTCCCATCGGTCTTCAGCCTGCCGCCCTGGAGCATCCCGAAAATTTGACCCCACCTGATCCTCAGGGGAAGCCTACAGACCGGCCATTCGAGATTTGGGTGGATGGCGGTATCTGGAGAGGCTCtgatgctgtcaaggcaCTTTGTTTAGGTGCTAACGCTGttggagctggaagaggtttCTTGTATGCCAACGCTGTTGGTGGACAACAAGGTGTTGAACATGCTGTTAACA TCTTCTCCGCTGAGATTCTGACCACGATGAGACTACTTGGTGTGAACAAAGTGGACCAATTGCGGCCCAGCATGGTTGAAATAAAAGAGTAG